A genomic window from Coleofasciculus chthonoplastes PCC 7420 includes:
- a CDS encoding CHAT domain-containing protein, translating into MKNKWYRPVRIKSFSALVRSKRFSAIKQGISWLVLASITAILCIVISPVSATGIGQPEPQPAAIETTTANSSPEAWVKQGKTFYETGQYVNAVELLEKAAQAYQTQGDTLKQATVLSNLALAYHQLSLWSEANDAIAQSLTLLQPESNRNLSTHHLNVLAQSLTIQGSLQLNQGQAESALATWKQATALYNQLGDKTGELKSQINQAQAMQALGFHRRALQLLKQVRQTLDNQPDSLTKAVGLRSLGEVLQFVNDLPQARQVLDESLQIARQLESPSDISAALFSLANTTRQQQQVEAALDFYEQAITAAPSPFIQLRAKLNQLSLLIETGNHQQAQTLVPQIHSQLNRLPLSDQAITSRINFAESLIKLVETRHGASLHQDIAQILTTAIQQAETLEDKRLHAYALGTLGHLYEQTNQLQPAQELTQKALIQTQAIEAWDSLYPWQWQLGRLLKQQGDIQGAIAAYQGAVDTLQSLRSDLVAVNSNVQYSFREQVEPIYRELVELLLPKDETQVSPEQLEQARQVIELLQVAELDNFFQADCITAQPVNIDTIDQEAAVLYPIILSDRLEIIVHLPNQPLRRYTTFVSKTELESTLEDLRQGLTQRTSLRFLPLARKVYDWIIKPAAADLAQSEVKTLVFVLNGTLRNIPMAALHDGDQFLLQNYAIALTPGLELLESTPLTEQKLEVLTAGLSESRLDFSALPNVKIELQQIQSFMPGKLLLNQEFTKSTLENTMGNVSFPVVHLATHGQFSSEAEGTFIITWDDKLNVNELSSLLKTTDLRRTNPIELLVLSACETAKGDDHAALGLAGVAVRAGARSTIATLWLVDDATTADLMVKFYQVLTEDKVSKAEALRRAQLLILQDPKYRKHPYFWTPFVLVGNWV; encoded by the coding sequence ATGAAAAACAAATGGTATCGACCTGTTCGTATTAAAAGCTTTAGCGCCCTAGTTCGTAGTAAGCGCTTTAGCGCCATAAAACAAGGCATCTCATGGCTAGTCTTAGCCAGCATCACCGCCATTTTATGTATAGTCATTTCCCCCGTATCCGCAACCGGAATCGGACAACCCGAACCCCAACCCGCAGCCATTGAGACAACAACCGCTAACTCCTCCCCGGAAGCCTGGGTCAAACAAGGGAAAACCTTCTACGAAACAGGTCAATATGTTAACGCTGTAGAACTCCTGGAAAAAGCTGCCCAAGCCTATCAAACCCAAGGCGATACCCTTAAGCAAGCCACAGTCCTGAGTAATCTCGCCTTAGCCTATCACCAACTCAGCTTATGGTCCGAGGCAAATGACGCCATTGCCCAAAGCTTAACCCTGCTGCAACCTGAATCTAACCGCAACCTATCTACCCATCACCTCAACGTCTTAGCCCAAAGCCTAACAATTCAGGGGAGTTTACAACTGAATCAGGGACAAGCCGAATCAGCCCTAGCCACCTGGAAACAAGCCACCGCCCTGTACAATCAGTTAGGCGATAAAACTGGTGAACTTAAAAGCCAAATTAATCAGGCGCAAGCCATGCAAGCCCTGGGATTTCATCGACGGGCATTACAGTTACTCAAACAAGTCAGACAAACCCTCGACAATCAACCCGATTCCCTCACCAAAGCCGTCGGCTTGCGATCGCTCGGGGAAGTGTTACAATTCGTAAACGACTTGCCCCAAGCCCGTCAGGTATTAGACGAAAGTTTACAAATTGCCCGCCAGTTAGAATCCCCCTCTGATATCAGCGCCGCCTTATTCAGTCTTGCCAATACCACCCGTCAACAGCAGCAAGTTGAAGCCGCCCTGGATTTCTATGAACAAGCGATAACCGCAGCCCCATCTCCCTTTATCCAATTACGGGCAAAACTCAATCAACTCAGCTTACTTATTGAAACCGGAAATCACCAACAAGCGCAAACCTTAGTCCCGCAAATTCACAGCCAACTCAACCGTTTACCCCTTTCAGATCAAGCGATTACATCTCGAATTAATTTTGCCGAAAGTCTAATCAAATTAGTAGAGACGCGCCATGGTGCGTCTCTACACCAAGACATTGCCCAAATCCTAACAACAGCTATCCAGCAGGCGGAAACCCTGGAAGATAAACGCCTCCACGCCTATGCATTAGGAACTCTGGGACATCTCTACGAACAAACCAATCAACTGCAACCCGCCCAAGAATTAACCCAAAAAGCTTTAATTCAAACCCAAGCAATTGAAGCCTGGGATAGTCTGTATCCTTGGCAATGGCAATTAGGGCGCTTACTCAAACAGCAAGGCGATATTCAAGGGGCAATTGCCGCCTATCAAGGGGCGGTGGATACACTGCAATCCCTGCGTAGCGATTTAGTTGCGGTTAATTCTAATGTTCAGTATTCCTTCCGGGAACAGGTTGAACCCATCTACCGGGAGTTAGTCGAACTGCTATTACCAAAAGATGAAACTCAAGTGAGTCCAGAACAACTCGAACAAGCCCGTCAGGTGATTGAATTACTCCAAGTTGCCGAATTGGATAACTTCTTTCAAGCGGATTGTATCACGGCTCAACCTGTAAATATTGATACGATTGACCAAGAAGCTGCCGTACTTTACCCGATTATCCTATCTGATCGCTTGGAAATCATTGTTCATTTACCCAATCAACCCTTACGCCGTTACACCACCTTTGTCTCCAAAACTGAATTAGAAAGCACATTAGAGGACTTACGTCAAGGCTTAACCCAGCGTACCAGCTTACGATTTCTCCCCCTCGCCCGGAAAGTCTATGACTGGATTATCAAACCCGCCGCCGCCGATTTAGCCCAAAGTGAGGTAAAAACCCTAGTCTTTGTATTGAATGGCACGCTGCGGAATATCCCGATGGCGGCGTTACACGACGGGGATCAATTCTTACTGCAAAACTATGCGATCGCGCTGACTCCAGGGTTAGAATTGTTAGAGTCCACACCGCTTACCGAACAAAAGCTTGAAGTGTTAACGGCTGGACTTTCCGAATCCCGCCTAGACTTTTCCGCCCTCCCCAATGTAAAAATCGAACTCCAACAAATTCAATCGTTTATGCCAGGGAAATTGTTACTCAATCAGGAGTTTACCAAATCCACATTAGAAAATACGATGGGTAACGTATCATTTCCCGTTGTCCACCTCGCCACCCACGGTCAGTTTAGTTCAGAAGCTGAGGGAACCTTTATTATTACGTGGGATGATAAGCTGAATGTGAATGAATTGAGTTCCTTGCTCAAAACCACGGATTTGCGTCGCACCAATCCCATTGAATTACTGGTACTCAGTGCCTGTGAAACCGCCAAAGGCGATGATCACGCTGCATTGGGATTAGCTGGTGTCGCCGTGAGAGCGGGGGCGAGGAGTACGATAGCCACATTGTGGTTAGTGGATGACGCGACGACGGCGGATCTGATGGTGAAATTTTATCAGGTACTCACTGAGGATAAAGTGAGTAAGGCTGAAGCCCTGCGTCGCGCTCAATTACTGATTTTACAAGATCCAAAATATCGGAAACATCCCTATTTCTGGACACCGTTTGTATTAGTTGGCAATTGGGTTTAA